From one Bacteroides eggerthii genomic stretch:
- a CDS encoding SIR2 family protein has product MESHNILEYGEFISSVRQNRDSKFGFLLGAGTSLSSGVQSASDCIWDWKREIYCRYNESHRINFPDARSKFAKSQIQKWLDAQGGYPALGAEEEYVFYAEKAHPIASDRVRYFNSLIHDKVPYVGYRLLCLLNKYSIVESVWTTNFDGMTERAAHQMNITPKVITLDNQQDIYRTISNTELMCISLHGDYKYSTLKNTSSELDNQSEVFCQVMTYYFTTRHLVVLGYSGRDNSLMSALKNTFTTSGAGRLYWCGIEESPSSKVLSLIQDIRNSGREAFYIQVESFDKTMISLSLALSDGNREMYDVVMSEMAKYRESVKLEPFKVKGHCARYLLRDNLYPIKLPDSLLKVDLKSGANIVDIRKVVKNKPIFIAEQKGTLYAIASYSDLESELKEYFTGDIVRTPISLKDISANGAFKSIFLKAILYGLSKLTCLNCSFGKRLIWGDKVFKNVNGMPVLYALSIGLNFIEDKEYATLSLRPELFFTDKDMPKEQRQEFSRQYFSKLWNKKYDETLKEWESIIFKSNHLKFCIPKGNERFQFQISNNSSLSLLLGKDHDPAIIIPQQLSNRILFRGGIIPEPLLCFPSINAERDNFDWNQMRGLVRNKPTDYWKDEKFSIGVSLSVIAPIEKSGRFASFISNLSRNLSPVKKDHDYLVDYPGFNSAYHTQLFIPSPGTDKWQYSKLYYTSAFEIASDITLKINRLAINGQSVILIFIPKEWEKFKTLNHKGEKIDLHNYIKAYCASRGITTQLIEEKTLTDIMLCEKIWWLSLAIYVKSLRTPWTLASLDENTAYAGIGYSILSKVNNEQHVVMGCSHIYNRFGEGLKYKLQKVNNPIFDRKNNPYMSYEEAYKFGTMIQNLFLESMDKLPTRVVIHKRTHFRNDEINGIKDSLKAAGIETVELLTIEFECERKELPYDINRYGVGIHNYPIKRGAYIVISDNTFLLWTHGVVPSIRNESLSYYPGGIGIPAPLKITRYSGSSTVQTIATEILGFTKMNWNSFNLYTKLPATIDTSNTLAQVSHLLRHKSEQTFDYRLFI; this is encoded by the coding sequence ATGGAGAGTCATAATATATTAGAATATGGCGAATTTATAAGTTCTGTACGACAGAACCGGGATTCTAAATTCGGTTTTTTACTAGGAGCTGGAACCTCATTGTCTTCAGGCGTACAATCTGCATCGGATTGCATCTGGGATTGGAAAAGAGAAATATACTGTCGATATAATGAAAGCCACCGTATAAATTTCCCGGACGCACGCTCTAAATTTGCGAAATCGCAAATTCAAAAATGGCTGGATGCGCAAGGAGGATACCCTGCATTGGGAGCAGAAGAGGAGTATGTCTTCTATGCAGAAAAAGCTCATCCAATCGCTTCAGACAGGGTACGTTATTTTAATAGTTTAATCCACGACAAAGTACCCTATGTCGGTTATCGGTTATTATGTCTATTAAATAAGTATTCGATAGTAGAATCTGTCTGGACAACTAATTTTGATGGTATGACAGAGAGAGCGGCTCATCAAATGAATATTACACCTAAAGTCATAACATTGGATAATCAACAAGATATCTATAGAACCATATCTAATACAGAGTTAATGTGTATCTCGTTACATGGAGACTACAAATATTCGACATTAAAAAATACTTCTTCTGAACTTGATAACCAGTCTGAAGTTTTCTGTCAGGTTATGACTTACTATTTCACAACAAGGCATTTGGTTGTATTAGGCTATAGCGGTCGGGATAATTCATTGATGTCCGCTTTGAAAAATACATTTACCACTTCCGGAGCCGGCAGATTATATTGGTGTGGAATAGAGGAGTCTCCTTCCTCTAAAGTTTTGTCTTTGATACAAGATATTAGAAATTCCGGTCGCGAAGCTTTTTATATTCAGGTAGAGAGCTTTGATAAAACGATGATATCATTATCGTTAGCTTTGTCTGATGGAAATAGAGAAATGTATGATGTCGTGATGTCTGAAATGGCGAAATATCGGGAGAGCGTTAAACTTGAACCATTTAAAGTGAAAGGACATTGTGCCCGTTATCTACTCCGTGACAATCTATATCCGATAAAACTACCGGACTCCTTATTGAAAGTAGATCTTAAATCTGGTGCCAATATCGTTGATATCCGAAAAGTTGTCAAAAATAAGCCTATTTTTATTGCCGAGCAAAAAGGAACCCTCTATGCCATAGCTTCATATTCAGACTTGGAATCTGAATTGAAAGAATACTTTACGGGTGATATCGTAAGAACCCCTATTTCATTGAAGGACATAAGTGCTAATGGAGCTTTTAAATCAATATTTTTAAAAGCTATTTTATATGGGCTGAGCAAATTGACATGTCTAAATTGTTCTTTCGGGAAAAGATTAATCTGGGGTGACAAAGTTTTTAAGAATGTGAATGGGATGCCCGTTTTGTATGCTCTGTCTATTGGATTAAATTTTATCGAAGACAAAGAGTATGCAACCCTTTCTCTGCGCCCTGAACTTTTCTTTACCGATAAGGATATGCCTAAAGAACAACGGCAGGAGTTCTCTCGCCAGTACTTTTCTAAACTATGGAATAAAAAATATGACGAAACACTTAAGGAGTGGGAAAGTATCATATTCAAGAGCAATCATTTGAAGTTCTGTATTCCTAAGGGCAACGAAAGATTTCAATTTCAAATAAGCAATAACAGTTCGCTGTCCCTTCTATTGGGAAAAGATCATGATCCTGCAATCATCATCCCACAGCAACTTAGTAACAGGATACTTTTTAGAGGTGGAATTATACCGGAACCTCTCCTTTGTTTTCCCTCAATTAATGCAGAAAGGGACAATTTTGATTGGAATCAAATGCGTGGATTGGTTAGAAACAAGCCTACAGATTATTGGAAAGACGAAAAGTTCTCTATCGGAGTATCATTAAGTGTGATAGCTCCTATAGAAAAGTCAGGTAGGTTTGCCAGTTTTATTTCTAACCTATCGCGAAACTTGTCACCAGTAAAAAAAGACCACGATTATCTTGTAGACTATCCCGGATTTAATAGCGCATACCATACCCAATTATTTATTCCTTCTCCGGGAACAGATAAATGGCAATATTCGAAATTATATTACACTTCCGCATTTGAGATTGCTTCCGATATAACACTAAAAATTAATAGACTGGCTATTAATGGACAGTCTGTCATACTTATTTTTATCCCCAAGGAATGGGAGAAATTCAAGACATTGAATCATAAGGGCGAAAAGATAGATCTTCATAATTATATTAAAGCTTATTGTGCTTCACGTGGTATTACAACTCAATTAATTGAAGAAAAGACTCTTACTGACATAATGCTATGTGAGAAAATATGGTGGTTGTCGTTAGCTATATATGTTAAATCTTTACGAACTCCATGGACATTAGCGTCTTTAGATGAGAACACCGCTTATGCAGGTATTGGCTACAGCATATTATCTAAGGTGAATAATGAGCAACACGTAGTAATGGGATGTAGTCATATTTATAATCGTTTTGGGGAAGGTTTAAAATACAAATTGCAAAAGGTCAATAATCCTATTTTTGATAGAAAGAACAACCCTTACATGTCTTATGAAGAAGCCTATAAATTCGGCACGATGATTCAAAATTTATTCCTTGAATCCATGGACAAACTTCCTACTAGGGTTGTAATTCATAAAAGGACACACTTTAGAAATGACGAAATTAATGGAATAAAGGATTCATTGAAAGCCGCCGGTATAGAAACTGTAGAATTATTAACCATCGAATTTGAGTGCGAACGGAAAGAATTACCGTATGATATAAACCGTTATGGAGTGGGCATTCATAATTACCCTATCAAACGTGGAGCATATATTGTAATATCTGATAATACTTTTTTGCTGTGGACCCATGGAGTTGTGCCATCTATAAGAAATGAGAGTTTGTCGTATTATCCCGGTGGAATTGGAATACCTGCTCCGCTAAAAATAACCCGATATTCAGGCAGTAGTACAGTGCAAACAATTGCGACTGAAATATTGGGATTCACTAAGATGAATTGGAATTCATTTAATTTATATACTAAATTGCCGGCAACTATCGACACCTCCAATACATTGGCACAAGTGAGCCACTTGTTGCGCCATAAATCCGAACAGACATTTGATTACCGGCTATTCATTTGA
- a CDS encoding ATP-binding protein, translating to MDRYAINELVRWKDARRRKPLIVEGARQVGKTWLVKDFACKHYDNIAYINFEEQIYLRNLFETDFDVTRIISAIGAAAHQNCIPGKTLIFLDEIQEAPNGVTALKYFYENASDYHIIAAGSLLGLELHRQASFPVGKVQFMTLHPMSFLEFLDAVGEQALAGFIAKRDWENIRLFGPKLKDLLKHYYYVGGMPEAVLAFSETRDWLEVRDIQNEILESYDRDFSKHAPEEIVPRIRQLWNSLPAQLSKENRKFLYGVVREGARAREYEIAFQWLFDGGLIHRVNNVSAPRLPLKSYEDKSAFKIFAVDIGLLGAMCGLDSDTIVRGNNIFTEFKGALTEQYVLQQLKLKHEPFYWSKPNARQEIDFLIQTNGDGIIPIEVKAEENLKAKSLRQFVLDNHPDTAYRTSMSDYRQEEWMINMPLYCVPVI from the coding sequence ATGGATAGATATGCTATAAATGAGCTGGTTAGGTGGAAAGATGCCCGTAGACGCAAACCACTTATAGTAGAAGGAGCTAGGCAGGTTGGAAAGACTTGGCTCGTAAAGGACTTTGCTTGTAAGCACTATGATAATATTGCGTATATAAATTTTGAGGAGCAAATATATTTACGCAATCTGTTTGAAACGGACTTTGACGTGACAAGGATAATTTCTGCCATAGGAGCCGCTGCCCATCAGAACTGCATACCTGGCAAGACACTGATTTTTCTTGATGAAATTCAAGAGGCTCCGAATGGTGTTACCGCATTGAAATATTTTTATGAAAATGCCTCTGATTATCATATTATTGCTGCCGGTTCTCTTTTAGGGCTGGAACTGCACAGACAAGCCTCTTTTCCTGTCGGCAAGGTACAGTTCATGACACTTCATCCCATGAGTTTTCTTGAGTTCCTTGATGCAGTCGGGGAACAAGCATTGGCTGGATTTATCGCAAAGCGTGATTGGGAGAATATCAGACTTTTCGGACCCAAACTGAAGGACCTGCTCAAACATTATTATTATGTCGGGGGTATGCCGGAGGCTGTTCTGGCATTCAGCGAAACACGCGACTGGCTTGAAGTCAGGGATATTCAAAATGAAATACTTGAAAGCTATGACAGGGATTTTTCAAAACATGCCCCGGAAGAGATTGTCCCGCGTATAAGACAACTATGGAATTCTTTGCCTGCTCAACTCAGTAAGGAGAACCGTAAGTTTCTGTACGGAGTTGTCAGGGAAGGCGCCCGGGCACGGGAATACGAGATTGCCTTTCAGTGGCTTTTCGACGGTGGACTGATTCATCGTGTCAACAATGTGTCCGCACCCCGCCTGCCGTTAAAGAGCTACGAGGACAAATCTGCTTTTAAGATTTTTGCCGTGGATATAGGTTTGCTGGGAGCCATGTGCGGGCTGGATTCGGATACTATAGTCAGAGGTAACAATATTTTCACGGAATTCAAAGGTGCGTTGACAGAGCAATATGTCTTGCAGCAGCTTAAATTGAAACATGAACCATTCTACTGGTCTAAACCGAATGCCCGTCAGGAAATAGACTTTTTAATACAGACTAACGGTGATGGTATAATCCCGATTGAAGTAAAGGCGGAAGAAAACCTTAAAGCCAAAAGCCTCAGACAGTTTGTTTTGGATAATCATCCCGATACGGCATATCGAACTTCCATGTCCGATTACAGACAAGAGGAATGGATGATTAATATGCCATTATATTGTGTTCCTGTCATATAG